The Betta splendens chromosome 24, fBetSpl5.4, whole genome shotgun sequence DNA window CTGGCTTGAAGCCCAGCGTTGAGCCTGGATGTCGTTTCCAGCTCTGGGTTCAGGCTCTTAGTTACTAATTTTACCCTTTTGGTttccgagtagaggttggaacCTGTTATGACAATTCCTTTAATAAAACTAGAAAACCTTTGAGCCTGAACTTCTAATGTCGTTGGTCCAGTTCTAGTTCTAAGCTCATCTCTGGCTCCTCGGATGTTCAGGGTTCTGGCTCGGCTCTGGGTGGTTTGGGTTCAATGAACAGTTCCCACCCAGCCTCAGTAGAATGTTAGTGGATGGGCCCCACGGAAATGTGGGTCAGCGCAGGACGAGTTCCCCAGGTTTCATCTGGTAACATAAGCCTTGGAAAGCTTAAAGTGAGAAAGCGCCAGAGCTCAGATTTGGAtgttaattgtaataataataataataataataataaaaataataaactgaAGCAAATTTAATCCTTTTATGCTTTGGACTAAGCAGCGATCATGTGACTGTTTCTTCAGATCCTTATGAAAATGTTCTTGTTCTGAACCTAATTAAGAAAAAGTCATACAGAACATTTGTTGATTCACCcgcttttctcctcttccttcacaACAACCCGCCTCTGAAGGTATTAACTGGATGTTGGCCTGTATCTGATCGTCTTCTTCATCGCTGTGGTTTCCACTATGCTTAAACTGTCTCACAGCAACTGGTGGAACAAGTTCCTGCACCTGTTCATCCTAAAATCCAGCACTCACATGTGTCAACATCTTGTTCAGGATGACATTCTACATTTTCTATTGTTAGATGTAATTTGCATTTTTTACCAAAATAACTTGAGATTCTAAAATCAGCATTAGCAAAAAACAAATGGTGACACAGAATTAAAGGACATTCTCTTTTCTAAACTATTTCTGTAacaacatggaaacagctgtgaggttttattttgatggcTGCCATGCTCATGGCTGTTGCTGGGCAACTTCACAGCGTTGGAtatgttaccatagcaacagtaCAGAGGCCAGCATTAGCATGGTGACCACAGTGGGTGGGACTGCACAGTGCCGTGTCCTGTCCTCAAATGACTCCATCCTCagagaacaacagcaacatcaaCAGTAACAAAGACAGCAACATGTGCTTCTGTTTACTTGGGGTTCAATTGTTCAACAGCCTCATTCACAGGTTTTCACCGTGCACCGTTCACGTCATGTGTTCATACCTTTGGTTTCTCTGGTTTTCAGCTGCATTAGATCTTTTATTTCTACCAACTAAAGGCAGGATGAATATTGATGTCATGGAGAAAACCCTGACTAAACTGCTTCTTCAGCAGAAAGTGACAAAGTCACAGAGTAATTGTTTATTAGCAAAATTTATTTCATTGCagaggtttgttttttgttcacaAAGACTTTAAGATGAGACAAACTTTAAATGAGTGTCGCCTCCTGCTGGTCAGTTTGTGTCTACGTCGATTCTTTGTTTGAGTTCAgcctgaaaaacaaagagacaaTGCACCAAGCACACATTGAGACCCCATTTGTTCATACAAGCATTTCTGTGTACAGAAAACCCTTAtatcaaacaaacacattcttcTCATCATATACTGGAACAAGTCTCTAAAATAGTAACTGGGCAGTAAATGGACCAGCTCCTCATTGAGCAAGTTCAGGTCAGAACTTCAAAGATGTTTTGGATCCCTTTACATTTTGAGCATCATTTAGCATCTTTGAGAACATTTCCGTCTTGTCTTCTTGTCTGTCCGGTTCGTTTCTTCAGCTCCACATCCGTTGGGCGTCTTGGTGCCGAAGACCCGTCTCTCCACCCCCAGCACCTCCTCGTACAGGCAGGCTGGCGTCACGTCCAGCATGAAGgagaagagctgcagcagccagaccAACGACCGCGGCAGCGACGCCTCCACCTCCGGGTAATGATTCCTGCACTTCCTGTGGACAAGGGGCCACAAACAGAGATAGACACTGGAGTGAATAAAAGCTCTACATCTGTCCAACTGCTGTTTGACACAATCCGCATTTGACCCATTTGAAGgagacagaagcatcaaagaACTAAATGTGCATCTGCTGAGTCCACACTCACAGGGAACTGGACCTACCCGGGGTCGCAGGCTCTGAGCGCTGGGTGCCAGTATGTTGAGTTAGATGCAGCGTGAACGTTGTGGCTCAGGGTCACAGCTGAGTCCAGCTTCTGATGGTGCAGACTGGGACCATCAGCTCCATCCTCGTCTCCCCAGCAGAACCTAAAGCTGGATGGCTCAGCGGGCTGGACTCCCACTGGGCAGGAAGACAGCTTCTGAAAACAGGCCTGGACctgctcagctgttcctgccGAGAGCAGCCAAAAACATTTCAGTTAGTTTAGAACCTCAGGATCTGATCCAGTCACATTAGTGTAAAACCCCGCTGTGAATCTGAGTCACATTAACTCTGCTTCTTACGTTTCTGTTTCATGACGATATTTATGTGCATCTTGCTGGATGACAGAGGCTTCTTGGCCTTCCACTGCTTCCTTTGGAAACAGAACACCACACTGagtggaccagaaccagccacTAAGACAAACCATGTTAGTCATCACACTATATATGTTGTCTATCATGTGAATCTGGTTCTGTCAACACCACCTCTTCAGGTTAAAACACTTTAACCTGCTTTTGTGCCTTTATAACGAAAGCAGCCGTGACGAGGTAAAACATGtttgggatcaataaagttttctAAAAGGCTTCACTGGACCcagctgagaaaaacaaacgTGTAAACAAAGCATCAAACTCAGTTAAAACGGGTCCAACGTACCGGGCTATGTGCTGGTTTCTCCTTTGCTGTGCTGTGATTAGAGCTGCCTGCATCAGTCGATACCACCTCCTCAGGCTGAACATATTTTCTGTCACAATAAACAGAACAGGATCACAGCTTTTTTTCTGGTTCCCGTGGTATGAATATGAGGCGACAGGTTGGATGTCAGTGACTCTAtattgtttctgcagcagaacgAGGTGAAGAACCAACCTGAGTCGCCATGGTCTCCAGCTACATTGGACAAATCCctgacacacaaaacaaacaaacacatcagtcaCATGCTGCAAGACCAggactgtttgttctgtgtgtgcagtTCTGTTACCACTCAGTGTGGTCGTCAAGGCCGAAGAGGACCTTCAGGGTGACGATGATGAGGGCCACACTCTGGAGGTCGAACCTTGGCAGGAGGGGGTGAGAGACCGGGTCAAATGTGTGGAGCGAATGTTCTGCCATGCCAGCTCGCTCCAAAAGCTGGCAGACCCACGGGTGGAGCTCATCTGAGGACACAACACGCAGGAGTTACTGTCTGTACTGTCAGTAGCAGTGACTCTGCAGTGTCAGTAGACCTGGTACCGGGGAGGTTGGCGTCCATCAGGTAGCGCAGGCTCAGCAGTGCCGGGTGCAGTAGACTCTGACGGCTGAttggaggaaaagcaggaagctgcaggaagagcagcagagtctgagcCTCTTTATGCAGCGTGTGGTGGGACGGGATACTCTGGGGAATCAAGCACAGCACAAGTTAGGCTTTGTGGAGATCGGGGTGTCCCACTCTTCTCGGTTTCTGACCTCGACTCTGAAGATGAACCCGTCTTTGCCGTCCAGCTTCATCTCTTCAGGAAGTTCCTCGTAAGCGTTCAGGTACGGGACATGACCTTCAGTTGCAAACCTACAGACAAAACCCAATAAAACCAGCACAGAAGAGGTTTAAAAAGCA harbors:
- the taf1b gene encoding TATA box-binding protein-associated factor RNA polymerase I subunit B isoform X1; protein product: MDDEHTAWYREACAQCAAVDWGLSDEGRFYCRCCHNVIERTKEVVDTSSAPGSTRVSTIGRGSRTKRPEGGRQWMVCEGFQFILMKQANALVQLGVSPQFKDKVLCQLWRLYLQRSRQAYTHNPVRSSKFKLRSLDSDSDSAAESAVTAFSETDGDANLSSTAGSNAESSSGWSQFSGSVDARNYLGPRMKRNCGLMSMKKTLALIHLALVWSREPLTLSDLLRFATEGHVPYLNAYEELPEEMKLDGKDGFIFRVESIPSHHTLHKEAQTLLLFLQLPAFPPISRQSLLHPALLSLRYLMDANLPDELHPWVCQLLERAGMAEHSLHTFDPVSHPLLPRFDLQSVALIIVTLKVLFGLDDHTEWDLSNVAGDHGDSENMFSLRRWYRLMQAALITAQQRRNQHIARKQWKAKKPLSSSKMHINIVMKQKRTAEQVQACFQKLSSCPVGVQPAEPSSFRFCWGDEDGADGPSLHHQKLDSAVTLSHNVHAASNSTYWHPALRACDPGKCRNHYPEVEASLPRSLVWLLQLFSFMLDVTPACLYEEVLGVERRVFGTKTPNGCGAEETNRTDKKTRRKCSQRC
- the taf1b gene encoding TATA box-binding protein-associated factor RNA polymerase I subunit B isoform X2, with the protein product MVCEGFQFILMKQANALVQLGVSPQFKDKVLCQLWRLYLQRSRQAYTHNPVRSSKFKLRSLDSDSDSAAESAVTAFSETDGDANLSSTAGSNAESSSGWSQFSGSVDARNYLGPRMKRNCGLMSMKKTLALIHLALVWSREPLTLSDLLRFATEGHVPYLNAYEELPEEMKLDGKDGFIFRVESIPSHHTLHKEAQTLLLFLQLPAFPPISRQSLLHPALLSLRYLMDANLPDELHPWVCQLLERAGMAEHSLHTFDPVSHPLLPRFDLQSVALIIVTLKVLFGLDDHTEWDLSNVAGDHGDSENMFSLRRWYRLMQAALITAQQRRNQHIARKQWKAKKPLSSSKMHINIVMKQKRTAEQVQACFQKLSSCPVGVQPAEPSSFRFCWGDEDGADGPSLHHQKLDSAVTLSHNVHAASNSTYWHPALRACDPGKCRNHYPEVEASLPRSLVWLLQLFSFMLDVTPACLYEEVLGVERRVFGTKTPNGCGAEETNRTDKKTRRKCSQRC